CGCTGCTCACCGCCACCGCTCGGGTGCGCGGCGGGCTCGCCGCCCTCGCCGCCGGGCTCCCCGGGGACGCGGGCGCCCTGCTTCCCGGCATGGCGGTGGGGGACACCTCACGGCTCCCCGTGGACCTGGCCGACGCGATGAGGGCCTCCGGTCTGACCCACCTCACGGCGGTGTCGGGAGCGCACTTCTCCCTGGTCGGAGCGGCGGTGCTGAGCGCCGCGGCGGTCATCGGGTTGCCGCGCCCGGCGAGGGCGGGTCTCACCGCCGCGGTGCTGGCCGGTTTCGTCGTGCTCGTGGAGCCAAGCCCCAGCGTGCTCCGAGCGGCGGTGATGGGAGGGGTGGGGTTGTGCGCGTTGCTGCTCGGGCGCCCGGCGCGGGCGCTCCCCGCCCTCGCCGCTGCGGTGGTCGCGCTGCTCGTGGTCGACCCCTGGCTGGCCCGCGAGGTGGGGTTCGTGCTGTCCGTCCTGGCCACGGCCGCCCTGGTGCTGCTCGCCGGGCCGCTGGCGGCGCGGTGGACCAGGACGGGCCGGACCACCGCAGCCCACGCGGTCGCGGCGCCGTTCGCCGCGCAGAGCGCGTGCGCGCCCGTCGTGCTGCTCCTCACGCCGTCGGTGTCCACCTACGCGGTCGCGGCGAACCTCCTCGTGGCGCCGGTCGTCGCGCCGATCACCGTGGCCGGGCTCGGTGCGGCGGTCCTGGCGCCCGCATGGACGCAGGGCGCGACCATCCTCGCCCAGGTGGCTGGCGCCGGGTGCTGGTGGGTGGGCGCCGTGGCCCGCACGGCGGAAGGCCTGCCCGGCTCGAGGGTGGCGTGGGTCGGGGGAGCGCCGGGCGCCCTGCTGCTGGCCGCGGCGACCGCGGCAGCCCTCGTGCTGCTCCTCGGCTCCCGCGACTCGGAAGCCGCCCTCGGCTCCGACCTCCCGGGCGCGGCCGGCGGTGGCGGGGGCGACAGGGGTGCCGGTGGCCCGTCTGGTGGGTTGTCCGTGGCAGGCTTGTGGCATGCCTCCCACGCCTCGCTCGACCAGTCGGAGCTCCCGGGGCGCTGGACGCGCGGCCCCGGCGGGGATCGCCTGGGACGAGGTCGAGCTCGCGCCCGTGGTGCTCGTCGCCGGCGCCGAGGGGCTCCTCGCAGAGCGCGCCGTGGACCGGCTCGTGGGCCTCGCGCGGGAGCGTGACCCCGGGGTCGAGGTCACGACGCTGGACGGCGCCCTGTACGGCTCCGGCATGCTCGGGGTCGTCGCCAGCCCGTCGCTGTTCGACGAGGACCGCGTGGTGGTCGTGGAGGGCGTCGAGCGTGCCACCGACGAGCTGCTCACGGACGCCCTGGCCTACCTCGCCTCGCCGGCCCCCGACGTCGTCCTGGTGCTTCGCCACGGCGGTGGCCAGCGCGGCAAGAAGCTGCTCGACGCGGTGCGCGCCCAGGGGGCGCCGGTCGTCGTCTGCGAGCCGGTCAAGAAGGACTCCGACAAGGCGGCGTTCGTCTCGGCGGAGCTGCGGCGCGCCTCGCGCCGGGCGGATCCCCGCGCGGTGCGCGCGCTCGTCGACGCGGTGGGCGCCGATCTGCGCGAGCTCGCCGCCGCGTGCGCCCAGCTCGTCGCGGACACGACGGGGGTGATCGGGTCTGAGGTCGTCGAGCGGTACTACGGCGGCCGGATCGAGGCGACCGGGTTCCGGGTGGCCGATGCCGCGATCGAGGGCGACGCGGGTCAGGCGGTGGCACTCCTACGCCATGCGCTCGCGACCGGCGTGGACCCGGTGCCCGTCGTGGCCGCTCTCGCCATGAAGCTGCGCACCCTCGCGAAGGTGGCGGCGACGCGTGGCCGCGGTGGCGCCTCCGTGCGTGATCTGAGCCTGGCGCCGTGGCAAGTGGACCGGGCGCTCAAGGACCTTCAGCGGTGGACCCCCGAGGGACTGGCAGAGGCCATCACCGCGGTCGCCCAGGCCGACGCGGAGGTCAAGGGCGCCGGGCGTGACCGCGAGTTCGCCGTCGAGCGCGCGGTGCTGCGGATCGCGTCAGCCGGATCGCGGTGACGGCGCCGCCGTGGTGCGGTCCAGCACCGATGTGGCGGAGAACAGGCGCGAGGTCGACGAGGCTGGCGCCGGAGGGCTCGCGGTCGCGGTAGTCGATCTGACGTAGTCGGAGCACGAGATGCGAGCGGGTGATATTCACGACCGTGAGCCGTCCGTCGGCCACCCGCTCGGCGCCGCCGTCGACGACCTGCGCGAGCACGATCGCGGTGGCTCGATCTTGGTGCTCGGGAGTCCACGTGTCGAACCTCAGGGGACGCTGCGTGGGGAAGCGGTAGAGGAACTCGAAGCCGACTGGGACACCGTCGGGCGCGACGATGTGCCTGCTGCCGAGCAGGGTGGGCCGGCCGCTGCGGCGGCCGCCCGTAGGGGCGCGAGGGACCGATGGCCGCGCGTGTCGTTGGGCGCCAGGTCCGATCGGGTCACCAATCCTGAGAACGTGTGTCACACGAGGGCGTGACGCGCCGTGGGCGATGTTCACCCAGTTGGCTCAACCTGCGTGGCTGCCCCATGGCGCCGTCGACCGGTCGAGGACGGTGGCCTGCTCCAGGAGGTTGCCCTGGAAGAAGTCGAAGCCGAGGTCGCGGCTGTGACTGAGCATCCACCGCCGCTCGACGAACTCGGCGATGAGCAGCGCCCCGTGGGACCGGGCCAGCTCGACCACCGGCCTTCCCTCGATGTCGAGGTCGCGGACGTCGATCTTCACGAAGTCGGCGTACGGCAGCAGCTCTCGCTGCCCGGGCCTGCTGACGAACCCGGGGATGGCGATCCGGTATCCGCGTTCGCGCAGCCCTTGGATGCCGGCGAGAACCTCCGAGTCCACGTGGACGTGGTCGGCGACCTCGATGACGAGCCGGTCGGGGCGTGCTGGGATCGGCAGCCCGCCGACGAGATGGGCCCGCGGCATGCGGATGAACAGCCACCGGCCGTGCGCCGCCTTCTCGAGGTCGGCACGCCCGAACGTGGCGCGGAGGACGTGCGCGGTGGCCCGCTCGTGCTGCAACTCGGTCCACGCGCGCGCGGAGTGCTCGGGGTTGGGGCTGCGGAATGAGAACTCGTATCCGAAGGGCCGCAGCCGCGTGGTGAAGATCCCTTGCCGACCGACCAGCACCTGCTCCCGGGCCACGTGGCGCTCCCACTCGTCGCGGAGTCCCGCGGGGACAGCCTCGTCCACTGCCGCGCCGAGGAGGGCGGTGCGATGCGTGTCGTCGGTCATGCGTACTATGACAGCACATACAGACGCCTATGACACTCGCTCTTCCGCGTGACGGGGATCGGGGCCCGACGGGAAGCGGCGAGCGCCTCGGCGGGCGGCGTGTGAGGGACTCACCTCATCGGGGTGCAGTTCACCCCAGACGCGCG
The sequence above is a segment of the Cellulomonas chengniuliangii genome. Coding sequences within it:
- a CDS encoding ComEC/Rec2 family competence protein, translated to MPAGTAALAAGAASAAAVLVLAWAVAGAGGSRGGRGRVERERHARVAGSVFLAAVAVAVVLGAAASQLHARQASGLAALAIDQATVVVVGTVRTAPIATASRWRGAEPRFRTMLHIESVEVRGVRSRSAAQLAVLGGPGWDALPAGVSVRAAGRLLPSDATGREAAVLIAPGPPTVVSDASALLTATARVRGGLAALAAGLPGDAGALLPGMAVGDTSRLPVDLADAMRASGLTHLTAVSGAHFSLVGAAVLSAAAVIGLPRPARAGLTAAVLAGFVVLVEPSPSVLRAAVMGGVGLCALLLGRPARALPALAAAVVALLVVDPWLAREVGFVLSVLATAALVLLAGPLAARWTRTGRTTAAHAVAAPFAAQSACAPVVLLLTPSVSTYAVAANLLVAPVVAPITVAGLGAAVLAPAWTQGATILAQVAGAGCWWVGAVARTAEGLPGSRVAWVGGAPGALLLAAATAAALVLLLGSRDSEAALGSDLPGAAGGGGGDRGAGGPSGGLSVAGLWHASHASLDQSELPGRWTRGPGGDRLGRGRARARGARRRRRGAPRRARRGPARGPRAGA
- the holA gene encoding DNA polymerase III subunit delta, which encodes MVLVAGAEGLLAERAVDRLVGLARERDPGVEVTTLDGALYGSGMLGVVASPSLFDEDRVVVVEGVERATDELLTDALAYLASPAPDVVLVLRHGGGQRGKKLLDAVRAQGAPVVVCEPVKKDSDKAAFVSAELRRASRRADPRAVRALVDAVGADLRELAAACAQLVADTTGVIGSEVVERYYGGRIEATGFRVADAAIEGDAGQAVALLRHALATGVDPVPVVAALAMKLRTLAKVAATRGRGGASVRDLSLAPWQVDRALKDLQRWTPEGLAEAITAVAQADAEVKGAGRDREFAVERAVLRIASAGSR
- a CDS encoding EAL domain-containing protein, yielding MTDDTHRTALLGAAVDEAVPAGLRDEWERHVAREQVLVGRQGIFTTRLRPFGYEFSFRSPNPEHSARAWTELQHERATAHVLRATFGRADLEKAAHGRWLFIRMPRAHLVGGLPIPARPDRLVIEVADHVHVDSEVLAGIQGLRERGYRIAIPGFVSRPGQRELLPYADFVKIDVRDLDIEGRPVVELARSHGALLIAEFVERRWMLSHSRDLGFDFFQGNLLEQATVLDRSTAPWGSHAG